The following coding sequences are from one Luteimonas sp. S4-F44 window:
- a CDS encoding YggN family protein, whose translation MIRLLRSNALSVALLLACAAALPGCGRDPGPATDEATTAAADDGFVARTARRALDAARTEMAESNVDIGGKGSGGVEINGVRVGDKDGRTAHLPKAEISPAGDLLIAGKPATIDAAQRELLLAHRAHILAIADAGIAIGVQGARLGADAAKGAIASALSGESDAFEARMKAEGARIEAEARKLCDLLPPLLQSQQSLASALPAFQPYATMTATDIDDCRKDAAEHGGAAVEAAAGETTP comes from the coding sequence ATGATCCGCCTTCTTCGCTCGAACGCACTTTCCGTGGCGCTGCTGCTCGCCTGTGCCGCCGCACTTCCGGGCTGCGGCCGCGATCCCGGCCCTGCGACCGACGAGGCCACGACGGCCGCGGCCGACGACGGCTTCGTCGCCCGCACCGCGCGCCGCGCACTCGACGCGGCCCGGACCGAAATGGCCGAGAGCAACGTCGACATCGGCGGTAAGGGCAGCGGAGGGGTCGAGATCAACGGGGTGCGCGTCGGCGACAAGGACGGGCGGACCGCACATCTGCCCAAGGCCGAGATCAGCCCGGCGGGCGACCTGTTGATCGCAGGCAAGCCTGCGACCATCGACGCGGCCCAGCGCGAACTGCTGCTCGCCCACCGCGCGCATATCCTGGCGATCGCCGATGCCGGCATCGCGATCGGCGTGCAGGGCGCGCGGCTCGGCGCGGACGCCGCGAAGGGCGCCATCGCCAGCGCGCTGTCGGGCGAGTCCGATGCCTTCGAGGCGCGCATGAAGGCGGAAGGCGCGCGAATCGAGGCCGAGGCGCGCAAGCTGTGCGACCTGCTGCCGCCACTGCTCCAGTCCCAGCAGTCGCTGGCGAGCGCCCTGCCGGCGTTCCAGCCCTACGCCACGATGACCGCCACCGACATCGATGACTGCCGCAAGGACGCCGCAGAGCACGGCGGCGCGGCGGTGGAGGCCGCGGCCGGCGAGACGACCCCGTAG
- a CDS encoding DUF2807 domain-containing protein: MHTSSSRASALAFLVALLAAPLAAHADDAPQCRHTEPRELAMDFDGVRVVRFETGNSRLRIDGASRPDATLRGRVCASSASALASLTIDAKRAGEVLTVTLGRTTTGGLFGSRYAYLDVAGQVPADALVQVVVGSGDAWVTGVAAASADVGSGDAELRRIAGRATVKTGSGDILVEDAGELKLLSVGSGDVVARGIRDSVEVGSIGSGDVELHRIGGDIRIGSIGSGDVEIRDAAGSVRVGSIGSGDLDAQRVDGDLTVSSKGSGDIVVREVRGTVDLPPKR, from the coding sequence ATGCATACCTCTTCTTCCCGCGCGTCCGCTCTCGCCTTCCTGGTTGCTCTGCTCGCCGCGCCGCTCGCGGCCCACGCCGACGATGCTCCGCAGTGCCGCCACACCGAGCCGCGCGAGCTCGCGATGGACTTCGACGGCGTTCGTGTGGTCCGCTTCGAGACCGGCAACAGCAGGCTGCGCATCGACGGCGCCAGCCGCCCCGATGCCACACTGCGCGGGCGCGTCTGCGCCTCGAGCGCGTCGGCGCTGGCGTCACTGACGATCGACGCCAAACGCGCGGGCGAGGTACTGACGGTGACGCTCGGACGCACCACCACCGGCGGCCTGTTCGGCAGCCGCTATGCCTATCTGGATGTCGCGGGCCAGGTGCCGGCCGACGCGCTCGTCCAGGTGGTCGTCGGTTCGGGCGATGCGTGGGTGACCGGTGTCGCGGCAGCCAGCGCCGACGTCGGTTCCGGCGATGCCGAGCTGCGACGGATCGCCGGACGCGCGACGGTCAAGACCGGCTCGGGCGACATTCTGGTCGAGGACGCGGGCGAGTTGAAACTGTTGTCGGTGGGCTCGGGCGACGTCGTCGCGCGCGGCATCCGCGACAGTGTCGAAGTCGGCAGCATCGGTTCGGGGGATGTCGAGTTGCACCGTATCGGCGGCGACATTCGCATCGGCAGCATCGGCTCGGGTGACGTCGAGATCCGGGACGCGGCCGGCAGCGTGCGCGTCGGCTCGATCGGGTCGGGCGACCTGGACGCGCAACGCGTCGACGGCGACCTGACCGTCTCGTCGAAGGGCAGCGGCGACATCGTGGTACGCGAGGTGCGCGGCACCGTCGATCTCCCACCCAAGCGCTGA
- a CDS encoding YggN family protein — MKSAACFAIATLTLGLSSAAWSAPPQEGVRDEVRRELADARQEIRTELANARAELETENIDVGDSLQFGRDGRRKRDGDTKLPHAAITPRGDFLIDGRPVAIDAHQRQQLLAYRGLVLEIARAGIDMGEVAALAAVDAVDRGVFGLMVSAMTGSLERRIERTVRQTVEPGALQICARMPALHAAEQQLAADLPAFRPYAQREAREADACRDEVRRSFASR, encoded by the coding sequence ATGAAGTCCGCCGCCTGCTTCGCCATCGCCACGCTCACTCTGGGCCTGTCGTCTGCCGCCTGGTCCGCACCACCGCAGGAAGGGGTGCGCGACGAAGTGCGCCGCGAACTCGCCGACGCTCGGCAGGAGATCCGCACCGAGCTCGCCAACGCCCGCGCCGAACTGGAGACCGAGAACATCGACGTCGGCGACAGCCTCCAGTTCGGTCGCGACGGACGCCGCAAGCGTGACGGCGACACCAAGCTGCCGCACGCCGCGATCACGCCGCGCGGCGACTTCCTCATCGATGGCCGCCCGGTGGCCATCGACGCCCACCAACGCCAACAGCTGCTGGCCTACCGCGGCCTGGTCCTCGAGATCGCACGCGCCGGTATCGATATGGGCGAGGTCGCAGCCCTGGCGGCCGTCGACGCCGTGGACCGGGGCGTGTTCGGGCTCATGGTCAGCGCGATGACCGGCAGCCTGGAGCGCCGCATCGAGCGGACCGTGCGCCAGACCGTGGAACCGGGCGCGTTGCAGATCTGTGCGCGCATGCCGGCGCTGCACGCGGCCGAGCAGCAACTGGCGGCCGACCTGCCGGCATTCCGTCCCTATGCACAGCGCGAGGCCCGTGAGGCCGATGCCTGCCGCGACGAGGTACGGCGCAGCTTCGCATCGCGCTGA